A single genomic interval of Mangifera indica cultivar Alphonso chromosome 5, CATAS_Mindica_2.1, whole genome shotgun sequence harbors:
- the LOC123215785 gene encoding mitochondrial import receptor subunit TOM9-2, which translates to MASQPRRGGVSLPDRRAPKNNNQSGIIAKLTNSPIVSHGKQAACEAVYVSKKLLRSTGKAAWIAGTTFLILVVPLIIEMDREQQLNELELQQASLLGAPPVNPTHPVPR; encoded by the coding sequence ATGGCTTCCCAGCCCCGACGAGGCGGAGTCTCCCTTCCGGACCGGCGGGCCCCGAAGAACAACAACCAGAGTGGCATCATCGCCAAGCTCACTAATTCTCCGATCGTCTCTCACGGCAAACAAGCAGCATGCGAGGCCGTTTATGTCTCCAAGAAGCTTCTCCGCAGCACGGGAAAGGCGGCGTGGATCGCGGGCACCACCTTCCTTATTCTGGTGGTCCCATTGATTATTGAGATGGATCGCGAGCAGCAGCTAAACGAGCTGGAGCTCCAACAAGCCAGCCTTCTTGGAGCTCCACCCGTCAACCCGACACACCCGGTTCCGAGGTAG
- the LOC123216937 gene encoding homeobox-leucine zipper protein ROC2-like isoform X2 translates to MSLNIKSTLVNSEFLQLQEANNFVKAAYKELMTMAYEAKTWVVGTPAVGSVEDFLSIFQSSPPSGMRAECSIESAFLPISPGNLITILMEPSQWPSLLPNIVLEGSSHAPTGVFQWLDDDNSRTFYAMVDAEFQLPTPFVPTRKFRFLRCLKMIPPGVWVIVDLSEDYFIHTPYSTMKNRRRPSGIIIRTHGDSCEVIWIESVEVDACLDQNNIFLSMVNSNLAFCAKRWVSTFLQRLKRSVSSFTNLKIPVDHQAQAVMLKLTDCMEMIYFNCVSEAPSAYRWDIISDQGVRILWDKAMYNSHTLGCNTFVGLTSFRVPVKPLRVFNFLVKRKLELQWPSLLNAEEPEEVIKLVAEDDSNCITLHRKVVPQNESTERYEYILQEASKEEFCSFVISSPITQSHINAAFSSGMITKHLKPSGFAIMPDGSEGLESDASLVTIAVQQDLDAAETSRAIEAMRNVIIAMIKEIKEVTSDGKTSSQS, encoded by the exons ATGTCTCTCAATATTAAAAGCACATTGGTGAACAGTGAGTTCCTACAACTACAAGAGGCAAATAATTTTGTCAAAGCAGCTTACAAGGAACTTATGACAATGGCTTATGAAGCAAAAACTTGGGTTGTTGGAACACCAGCAGTTGGTTCAGTTGAAGATTTCCTTTCGATATTCCAAAGTTCGCCTCCATCTGGAATGAGAGCTGAGTGTTCCATTGAAAGTGCTTTTCTTCCAATTTCTCCAGGAAATTTGATTACCATCTTAATGGAACCG AGTCAGTGGCCTTCACTTTTGCCTAACATTGTACTTGAAGGATCAAGCCATGCTCCTACTGGTGTTTTCCAGTGGTTGGATGATGATAACTCCAGGACATTCTATGCAATG GTTGATGCCGAATTTCAATTACCAACACCGTTTGTGCCAACAAGGAAATTCCGTTTCTTAAGATGCCTAAAGATGATACCACCAGGTGTGTGGGTGATTGTTGATTTATCAgaagattattttattcatacaCCTTACTCTACCATGAAGAATCGGCGTAGGCCTTCTGGGATAATAATCAGGACGCATGGTGATTCTTGTGAG GTTATATGGATTGAGAGTGTGGAAGTGGATGCATGTCTAgatcaaaacaatatatttttaagtatggTAAATTCAAACCTGGCATTCTGTGCAAAGCGATGGGTTAGTACATTTCTACAGAGGTTGAAGCGAAGTGTTAGTTCATTTACCAATCTTAAGATACCAGTGGACCACCAAG CTCAAGCAGTTATGCTAAAATTGACTGACTGCATGGAGATGATCTATTTTAATTGTGTTAGTGAAGCTCCCAGTGCATATAGATGGGATATTATATCAGACCAAGGGGTGAGGATTTTGTGGGATAAAGCTATGTACAATTCACATACGCTGGGCTGTAACACTTTTGTTGGATTGACTAGCTTCCGTGTGCCGGTAAaaccccttagggttttcaattttctggtCAAAAGGAAACTTGAATTGCAG TGGCCTAGTTTGTTAAATGCTGAAGAGCCTGAAGAAGTGATTAAGCTTGTGGCAGAAGATGACAGTAACTGTATTACTTTACATAGGAAAGTAGTTCCTCAAAATGAGTCCACCGAG CGTTATGAATACATCTTACAAGAGGCTTCGAAAGAGGAATTCTGTTCCTTTGTTATCTCATCACCAATAACCCAATCACATATCAATGCTGCTTTTTCCTCGGGAATGATCACTAAACACTTAAAACCATCAGGTTTTGCAATAATGCCTGATGGGTCAGAGGGTCTAGAGTCAGATGCCTCTTTAGTGACTATTGCTGTGCAACAAGATCTTGATGCTGCAGAAACTTCTCGAGCCATTGAAGCCATGAGAAATGTCATCATTGCTATGattaaagagataaaagaag TCACAAGTGACGGGAAAACATCAAGTCAAAGTTAG
- the LOC123216937 gene encoding homeobox-leucine zipper protein ROC2-like isoform X3, translating into MSLNIKSTLVNSEFLQLQEANNFVKAAYKELMTMAYEAKTWVVGTPAVGSVEDFLSIFQSSPPSGMRAECSIESAFLPISPGNLITILMEPSQWPSLLPNIVLEGSSHAPTGVFQWLDDDNSRTFYAMVDAEFQLPTPFVPTRKFRFLRCLKMIPPGVWVIVDLSEDYFIHTPYSTMKNRRRPSGIIIRTHGDSCEVIWIESVEVDACLDQNNIFLSMVNSNLAFCAKRWVSTFLQRLKRSVSSFTNLKIPVDHQAQAVMLKLTDCMEMIYFNCVSEAPSAYRWDIISDQGVRILWDKAMYNSHTLGCNTFVGLTSFRVPVKPLRVFNFLVKRKLELQWPSLLNAEEPEEVIKLVAEDDSNCITLHRKVVPQNESTERYEYILQEASKEEFCSFVISSPITQSHINAAFSSGMITKHLKPSGFAIMPDGSEGLESDASLVTIAVQQDLDAAETSRAIEAMRNVIIAMIKEIKEEDAKYIVKAAH; encoded by the exons ATGTCTCTCAATATTAAAAGCACATTGGTGAACAGTGAGTTCCTACAACTACAAGAGGCAAATAATTTTGTCAAAGCAGCTTACAAGGAACTTATGACAATGGCTTATGAAGCAAAAACTTGGGTTGTTGGAACACCAGCAGTTGGTTCAGTTGAAGATTTCCTTTCGATATTCCAAAGTTCGCCTCCATCTGGAATGAGAGCTGAGTGTTCCATTGAAAGTGCTTTTCTTCCAATTTCTCCAGGAAATTTGATTACCATCTTAATGGAACCG AGTCAGTGGCCTTCACTTTTGCCTAACATTGTACTTGAAGGATCAAGCCATGCTCCTACTGGTGTTTTCCAGTGGTTGGATGATGATAACTCCAGGACATTCTATGCAATG GTTGATGCCGAATTTCAATTACCAACACCGTTTGTGCCAACAAGGAAATTCCGTTTCTTAAGATGCCTAAAGATGATACCACCAGGTGTGTGGGTGATTGTTGATTTATCAgaagattattttattcatacaCCTTACTCTACCATGAAGAATCGGCGTAGGCCTTCTGGGATAATAATCAGGACGCATGGTGATTCTTGTGAG GTTATATGGATTGAGAGTGTGGAAGTGGATGCATGTCTAgatcaaaacaatatatttttaagtatggTAAATTCAAACCTGGCATTCTGTGCAAAGCGATGGGTTAGTACATTTCTACAGAGGTTGAAGCGAAGTGTTAGTTCATTTACCAATCTTAAGATACCAGTGGACCACCAAG CTCAAGCAGTTATGCTAAAATTGACTGACTGCATGGAGATGATCTATTTTAATTGTGTTAGTGAAGCTCCCAGTGCATATAGATGGGATATTATATCAGACCAAGGGGTGAGGATTTTGTGGGATAAAGCTATGTACAATTCACATACGCTGGGCTGTAACACTTTTGTTGGATTGACTAGCTTCCGTGTGCCGGTAAaaccccttagggttttcaattttctggtCAAAAGGAAACTTGAATTGCAG TGGCCTAGTTTGTTAAATGCTGAAGAGCCTGAAGAAGTGATTAAGCTTGTGGCAGAAGATGACAGTAACTGTATTACTTTACATAGGAAAGTAGTTCCTCAAAATGAGTCCACCGAG CGTTATGAATACATCTTACAAGAGGCTTCGAAAGAGGAATTCTGTTCCTTTGTTATCTCATCACCAATAACCCAATCACATATCAATGCTGCTTTTTCCTCGGGAATGATCACTAAACACTTAAAACCATCAGGTTTTGCAATAATGCCTGATGGGTCAGAGGGTCTAGAGTCAGATGCCTCTTTAGTGACTATTGCTGTGCAACAAGATCTTGATGCTGCAGAAACTTCTCGAGCCATTGAAGCCATGAGAAATGTCATCATTGCTATGattaaagagataaaagaagaag ATGCTAAGTATATTGTGAAGGCAGCTCACTAA
- the LOC123216937 gene encoding homeobox-leucine zipper protein ROC2-like isoform X1 has product MSLNIKSTLVNSEFLQLQEANNFVKAAYKELMTMAYEAKTWVVGTPAVGSVEDFLSIFQSSPPSGMRAECSIESAFLPISPGNLITILMEPSQWPSLLPNIVLEGSSHAPTGVFQWLDDDNSRTFYAMVDAEFQLPTPFVPTRKFRFLRCLKMIPPGVWVIVDLSEDYFIHTPYSTMKNRRRPSGIIIRTHGDSCEVIWIESVEVDACLDQNNIFLSMVNSNLAFCAKRWVSTFLQRLKRSVSSFTNLKIPVDHQAQAVMLKLTDCMEMIYFNCVSEAPSAYRWDIISDQGVRILWDKAMYNSHTLGCNTFVGLTSFRVPVKPLRVFNFLVKRKLELQWPSLLNAEEPEEVIKLVAEDDSNCITLHRKVVPQNESTERYEYILQEASKEEFCSFVISSPITQSHINAAFSSGMITKHLKPSGFAIMPDGSEGLESDASLVTIAVQQDLDAAETSRAIEAMRNVIIAMIKEIKEEVTSDGKTSSQS; this is encoded by the exons ATGTCTCTCAATATTAAAAGCACATTGGTGAACAGTGAGTTCCTACAACTACAAGAGGCAAATAATTTTGTCAAAGCAGCTTACAAGGAACTTATGACAATGGCTTATGAAGCAAAAACTTGGGTTGTTGGAACACCAGCAGTTGGTTCAGTTGAAGATTTCCTTTCGATATTCCAAAGTTCGCCTCCATCTGGAATGAGAGCTGAGTGTTCCATTGAAAGTGCTTTTCTTCCAATTTCTCCAGGAAATTTGATTACCATCTTAATGGAACCG AGTCAGTGGCCTTCACTTTTGCCTAACATTGTACTTGAAGGATCAAGCCATGCTCCTACTGGTGTTTTCCAGTGGTTGGATGATGATAACTCCAGGACATTCTATGCAATG GTTGATGCCGAATTTCAATTACCAACACCGTTTGTGCCAACAAGGAAATTCCGTTTCTTAAGATGCCTAAAGATGATACCACCAGGTGTGTGGGTGATTGTTGATTTATCAgaagattattttattcatacaCCTTACTCTACCATGAAGAATCGGCGTAGGCCTTCTGGGATAATAATCAGGACGCATGGTGATTCTTGTGAG GTTATATGGATTGAGAGTGTGGAAGTGGATGCATGTCTAgatcaaaacaatatatttttaagtatggTAAATTCAAACCTGGCATTCTGTGCAAAGCGATGGGTTAGTACATTTCTACAGAGGTTGAAGCGAAGTGTTAGTTCATTTACCAATCTTAAGATACCAGTGGACCACCAAG CTCAAGCAGTTATGCTAAAATTGACTGACTGCATGGAGATGATCTATTTTAATTGTGTTAGTGAAGCTCCCAGTGCATATAGATGGGATATTATATCAGACCAAGGGGTGAGGATTTTGTGGGATAAAGCTATGTACAATTCACATACGCTGGGCTGTAACACTTTTGTTGGATTGACTAGCTTCCGTGTGCCGGTAAaaccccttagggttttcaattttctggtCAAAAGGAAACTTGAATTGCAG TGGCCTAGTTTGTTAAATGCTGAAGAGCCTGAAGAAGTGATTAAGCTTGTGGCAGAAGATGACAGTAACTGTATTACTTTACATAGGAAAGTAGTTCCTCAAAATGAGTCCACCGAG CGTTATGAATACATCTTACAAGAGGCTTCGAAAGAGGAATTCTGTTCCTTTGTTATCTCATCACCAATAACCCAATCACATATCAATGCTGCTTTTTCCTCGGGAATGATCACTAAACACTTAAAACCATCAGGTTTTGCAATAATGCCTGATGGGTCAGAGGGTCTAGAGTCAGATGCCTCTTTAGTGACTATTGCTGTGCAACAAGATCTTGATGCTGCAGAAACTTCTCGAGCCATTGAAGCCATGAGAAATGTCATCATTGCTATGattaaagagataaaagaagaag TCACAAGTGACGGGAAAACATCAAGTCAAAGTTAG